The proteins below come from a single Corylus avellana chromosome ca3, CavTom2PMs-1.0 genomic window:
- the LOC132176625 gene encoding GDSL esterase/lipase At5g41890 — MEILGISKRLIFLVLVFVSLHILPCLSFTSFVFGDSLVDAGNNDYLFTLSKADSPPYGIDFKPSGGQPTGRFTNGRTIPDLVGQALGALSFPPPYLAPNTQTDAISRGINYASGASGILDETGSVFIGRVPLREQVKYYEQSRNYMVSVMGENRTNEFLKKAIFSLTTGSNDILNYVQPSIPFFRDKVSPSTFQDYMVFNLTSHLKRLHELGARKFVVVGIGPLGCIPFVRAINLLGSGKCSAEVNGLIQSYNKKLKTTLDQLNHQLGPEAIFVYANSYDVFWRIMLDYRHYGFEDANKPCCGGNLTPFVCFEGRNENKTSGLCGDRSKYVFWDAYHPTEAANIIISKVLLDGDKSISFPINIRELYSGKS; from the exons ATGGAGATCCTTGGGATTTCAAAGCGTTTGATCTTCCTTGTATTGGTTTTTGTGTCCTTGCATATTTTGCCTTGTCTTTCTTTTACTTCCTTTGTGTTTGGAGACTCCCTCGTCGATGCTGGAAACAATGACTATCTTTTCACCCTCTCTAAGGCGGATTCACCTCCTTACGGCATTGACTTCAAGCCTTCTGGTGGGCAGCCCACCGGAAGATTCACCAATGGCCGAACCATTCCAGACTTAGTAG GTCAAGCCCTTGGAGCTTTGTCATTTCCACCACCTTACTTAGCCCCAAATACTCAAACTGATGCAATTAGCAGAGGAATAAACTATGCTTCTGGAGCCTCAGGCATATTGGATGAAACAGGATCAGTATTT ATAGGAAGAGTTCCATTAAGGGAGCAAGTGAAGTATTATGAGCAAAGTAGAAACTACATGGTGAGTGTAATGGGGGAGAATCGTACAAATGAATTCTTGAAGAAGGCAATCTTCTCTCTTACTACTGGGTCCAATGACATATTGAATTATGTCCAACCATCAATACCCTTTTTTCGTGACAAGGTTTCCCCCTCCACGTTCCAAGATTATATGGTTTTTAACTTGACCTCACACCTTAAG CGATTACATGAATTGGGGGCTAGAAAGTTCGTTGTGGTTGGGATTGGACCACTAGGATGCATACCATTTGTGCGTGCGATCAATTTACTAGGAAGTGGAAAATGCTCAGCTGAGGTGAATGGATTGATCCAAAGTTACAATAAGAAACTGAAGACAACGCTAGACCAATTAAATCACCAGTTGGGACCAGAAGCCATCTTTGTATATGCAAATTCCTATGATGTTTTTTGGAGGATCATGCTCGATTATCGTCATTATG GGTTTGAGGATGCCAATAAACCCTGCTGTGGAGGAAACTTGACACCATTCGTTTGCTTTGAGGGCCgtaatgaaaacaaaacctcTGGTCTATGTGGTGATCGATCAAAGTACGTGTTTTGGGATGCATATCACCCAACAGAAGCTGCGAATATCATAATTTCCAAAGTGTTGTTGGATGGTGATAAAAGCATTAGCTTTCCTATCAATATCCGGGAGCTTTACAGCGGCAAGTCTTAA
- the LOC132175452 gene encoding beta-carotene isomerase D27, chloroplastic gives MVVLSLQVVQFRPPRQFTLPRASTGNFIRCGIAEPSGEPAPLGQKTRYNDGVFEKVFMTLFARKMEKFAAASGKAGAVSKKKGWLEYDYESFVDVSKRVMQGRSRMQQQQVVREVLLSMLPPGAPAQFRKLFPPTKWAEEFNAALTVPFFHWLVGPSEVVEVEVNGGKQRSGVHIKKCRYLENSGCVGMCVNMCKIPTQDFFTNEFGLPLTMIPNFEDMSCEMVYGQVPPPLEEDPVSKQPCFADICSMANPSASVCPKLQA, from the exons ATGGTGGTCCTAAGCCTGCAAGTTGTCCAGTTTAGGCCTCCTCGGCAATTTACATTGCCTAGAGCAAGCACCGGCAATTTCATCCGATGTGGGATTGCAGAGCCATCAGGAGAGCCTGCTCCTTTAGGACAAAAGACACGGTACAATGATGGAGTTTTTGAGAAGGTGTTCATGACACTGTTTGCTCGGAAGATGGAGAAGTTTGCTGCAGCTTCCGGTAAAGCTGGGGCAGTGAGTAAGAAGAAGGGGTGGCTGGAGTATGACTACGAGAGTTTTGTGGACGTGTCTAAGAGAGTAATGCAGGGAAGGTCTCGGATGCAGCAGCAGCAAGTTGTTCGTGAGGTGCTCTTGTCTATGCTCCCTCCAGGTGCGCCTGCTCAG TTCAGGAAATTATTTCCTCCAACAAAGTGGGCTGAAGAATTCAATGCTGCATTGACAGTGCCCTTCTTCCACTGGTTAGTTGGGCCTTCTGAG GTTGTAGAGGTTGAGGTAAATGGGGGGAAGCAAAGGAGTGGAGTTCATATAAAGAAGTGCAG GTATCTGGAGAACAGCGGATGCGTAGGAATGTGCGTAAATATGTGCAAAATTCCTACACAAGATTTCTTCACCAATGAATTTGGGCTTCCATTAACCATGATCCCAA ATTTTGAAGATATGAGTTGTGAGATGGTGTATGGCCAAGTTCCACCCCCACTTGAAGAGGATCCAGTGTCCAAACAGCCTTGTTTTGCAGATATTT GCTCCATGGCAAATCCCAGCGCCAGTGTTTGTCCTAAACTACAAGCTTGA
- the LOC132175266 gene encoding endoglucanase 1-like, which yields MISTTTSSMKMKILCLTLCSLFLFCSAFTSDDYADALEKSILFFEGQRSGKLPSNQRASWRGDSALSDGSSVNVDLVGGYYDAGDNVKFGLPMAFTTTILAWSVIEFGSSMHSQLEHAKSAIKWSTDYLLKAATATPDALYVQVADPNQDHQCWERPEGMDTPRNVYKVSAQNPGSEVAAETAAALAAASIVFKNSDPSYSSKLLHTAIKVFEFADKHRGAYSDTLNSVVCPFYCSYSGYNDELLWGASWIHTASGDSSYLDYIQSNGHTLGADEDDYSFSWDDKRAGTKVLLSKSFLEKKSEGFQIYKEHSDNYICSLIPGTPSFQAQYTPGGLLYKGSSSNLQYVTSSAFLLLTYANYLSSSGEAATCGSSKVTVEEIIKQAKKQVDYILGDNPAKMSYMVGFGDKFPQHIHHRGSSVPSVHEHPDHISCNDGFQYLKSGSPNPNVHVGAIVGGPDSGDSFSDDRNNYQQSEPATYINAPFVGALAFFLRNPTIQ from the exons ATGATAAGTACTACAACATCTTCAATGAAGATGAAAATTCTGTGTTTAACACTTTGTTCCCTTTTCTTGTTTTGCTCTGCTTTCACTTCTGATGATTACGCTGACGCTCTTGAGAAATCTATTCTCTTCTTTGAGGGGCAGAGGTCAGGAAAATTGCCATCAAACCAGAGGGCCTCGTGGAGGGGAGATTCTGCGCTGTCAGATGGCTCTTCTGTTAAT GTGGACCTTGTGGGAGGTTATTATGATGCTGGAGATAACGTCAAGTTTGGCCTGCCAATGGCCTTCACCACTACAATATTAGCATGGAGTGTCATCGAGTTTGGTAGCTCAATGCACAGCCAGCTTGAGCATGCCAAATCTGCCATCAAATGGAGCACTGATTATCTTTTGAAAGCAGCCACTGCAACCCCTGACGCTTTATACGTACAA GTGGCAGATCCAAACCAGGATCATCAATGCTGGGAGAGGCCTGAAGGAATGGACACGCCACGCAATGTATACAAGGTATCTGCTCAGAACCCAGGATCTGAAGTTGCAGCAGAGACAGCTGCTGCACTGGCGGCGGCTTCAATAGTATTCAAAAACTCCGACCCCTCTTATTCCTCCAAATTGCTTCATACAGCCATAAAA GTGTTTGAATTCGCAGACAAGCATAGAGGTGCTTACAGTGACACTCTCAATTCGGTTGTCTGCCCATTTTACTGCTCCTACTCAGGCTACAAT GATGAACTTCTCTGGGGTGCTTCATGGATTCATACAGCCTCAGGGGACAGTTCATACTTGGACTACATCCAGTCTAATGGCCACACATTGGGAGCTGATGAAGATGACTACTCCTTCAGTTGGGATGACAAGCGGGCTGGGACCAAAGTTCTACTTTCCAAG AGTTTTCTAGAGAAAAAATCTGAAGGATTTCAGATATACAAAGAACACTCGGACAACTACATATGTTCTCTAATTCCAGGAACACCTAGTTTCCAGGCTCAGTATACCCCTG GGGGGCTTCTTTACAAAGGAAGTTCAAGCAATCTGCAGTATGTTACTTCCTCAGCTTTCCTCCTCCTGACATATGCAAACTATCTTTCCTCCAGTGGTGAAGCTGCCACATGTGGTAGCTCAAAGGTGACAGTAGAAGAAATCATCAAACAGGCAAAGAAGCAAGTTGACTACATTCTAGGAGATAATCCGGCAAAGATGTCTTACATGGTGGGCTTCGGGGACAAGTTTCCACAGCACATCCACCACAGGGGCTCCTCTGTACCATCCGTACATGAACACCCTGATCACATTTCCTGCAACGATGGGTTTCAGTACCTCAAATCCGGTTCTCCCAATCCAAATGTCCATGTAGGAGCTATTGTTGGTGGCCCTGATAGCGGAGACAGTTTCTCCGATGATCGGAATAACTACCAGCAATCTGAGCCGGCTACATATATAAATGCACCTTTTGTTGGTGCTCTTGCTTTCTTCTTACGCAATCCCACCATCCAGTAA
- the LOC132175883 gene encoding protein CANDIDATE G-PROTEIN COUPLED RECEPTOR 7, translating to MALPTRSVFLSLLLFLSMSISLAEIRFTGVRSDNRPIIPFDEFGFTHRGRLELNVSGISLSKSNLELNKVGFFLCTRDSWMHVLQQLEDGEVGCALLSDLVKQVYTFDALKAKKEFNTVFNETDADQYTLVFANCFNRDLTVSMDVSSAMYNLDGRSGRRDYLSAGKTVLPRVYFIFSLVYFVLAGIWISVLYKKRLTVFGIHFFMLAVLILKALNLVCEAEDKSYIKRTGSAHGWDVLFYIFSFLKGITLFTLIVLIGTGWSFLKPYLQDKEKKVLMIVIPLQVIANIAQVVIDESGPFAQDWVTWKQVFLLVDVICCCAVLFPIVWSIKNLREAARTDGKAAVNLMKLTLFRQYYIVVICYIYFTRVVVYALETITSYRYLWTSVLAAELATLAFYVFTGYKFKPEAHNPYFVIDDDEEEAAAEALKLEDEFEL from the coding sequence ATGGCTCTCCCGACGCGCTCCGTTTTCCTATCTCTCTTGCTCTTCCTCTCAATGTCTATTTCTCTGGCGGAGATCCGCTTCACGGGCGTCCGATCCGACAACCGGCCCATAATCCCCTTCGACGAGTTCGGGTTCACGCACAGGGGCCGCCTGGAGCTCAACGTGTCCGGGATCTCGCTCTCCAAATCGAACCTCGAACTCAACAAGGTCGGGTTCTTCCTCTGCACCCGCGACTCCTGGATGCACGTGCTCCAGCAGCTCGAGGACGGCGAGGTCGGGTGCGCCCTCCTCTCCGACCTCGTCAAGCAGGTCTACACCTTCGACGCGCTCAAAGCCAAGAAGGAGTTTAACACCGTTTTCAATGAAACCGACGCCGATCAGTACACGCTCGTGTTCGCGAACTGTTTCAACAGAGACCTCACGGTCTCGATGGACGTGAGCTCGGCGATGTACAATCTCGACGGGAGGAGCGGTCGCCGGGACTATCTCTCCGCCGGGAAGACCGTGCTCCCTAGGGTTTACTTCATCTTCTCGCTGGTCTACTTCGTCCTCGCCGGAATCTGGATCTCCGTGCTCTACAAGAAGCGATTGACCGTGTTCGGAATCCACTTCTTCATGCTAGCCGTGCTCATCCTCAAGGCTCTGAACCTCGTCTGCGAGGCCGAGGACAAGTCGTACATCAAGCGCACCGGAAGCGCGCACGGCTGGGACGTGTTGTTCTACATCTTCAGCTTCTTGAAAGGAATCACCCTGTTCACGCTGATCGTGTTGATTGGTACCGGATGGTCGTTCCTGAAACCCTACCTTCAGGACAAGGAGAAGAAGGTGTTGATGATTGTAATCCCGCTACAGGTTATCGCTAACATCGCTCAGGTCGTGATCGACGAGAGCGGTCCATTCGCGCAGGACTGGGTGACGTGGAAGCAGGTGTTCCTGCTCGTCGACGTGATCTGCTGCTGCGCCGTTCTGTTCCCAATCGTGTGGTCGATCAAGAACCTCCGCGAGGCCGCCAGGACCGACGGCAAGGCCGCGGTGAATCTGATGAAGTTGACCCTGTTTAGGCAGTACTACATTGTGGTTATTTGTTACATTTACTTCACGCGTGTGGTGGTGTACGCCTTGGAGACCATCACTTCGTATCGGTACCTTTGGACCAGCGTCCTGGCTGCGGAGTTGGCGACCCTGGCGTTTTATGTGTTTACAGGGTATAAATTCAAGCCCGAGGCGCATAATCCGTATTTCGTGATCGATGACGACGAGGAGGAGGCGGCAGCCGAGGCGCTAAAGCTCGAGGACGAGTTCGAATTGTGA
- the LOC132175526 gene encoding protein BRANCHLESS TRICHOME, whose protein sequence is MEEMMMMMISSPANPRNETISSEPITTSSCPSWKLYENPFYYPQLHPQEQQQQQHQQCQSDKHFHHLHLHRSTRKIAASFWDLTFFRPIMESELEYAQTQIIELKTKLEYERKTRKKAESMNKRLAKELSEERRGREAMERVCEELAKEISSDKAEISRMKREMEEERKMLRMAEVLREERVQMKLTEAKILFEEKLLELEESKEKNQEDNPPGTTNASYAFSSFSGKFKQSACNDNSGIDSRESTSEKSSACNDADADADAIVLGLKSCNIDKVGVSFMTNQRKASPEPENPHIKRGIKGFVEFPRVVRAIGSKSKPWGTKLECQQAQLRILLKQRSPIRSNNLIMS, encoded by the coding sequence ATGgaggagatgatgatgatgatgatcagtAGCCCAGCAAATCCCAGAAATGAAACCATTTCTTCCGAACCCATCACCACCTCCAGTTGCCCCAGCTGGAAACTGTACGAAAATCCATTTTATTATCCTCAGCTTCATCCacaagaacaacaacaacagcagcatCAGCAATGTCAAAGTGACAAGCACTTTCATCACCTACACCTTCATCGCTCTACTCGAAAGATTGCTGCCTCTTTCTGGGATTTAACCTTCTTCAGGCCCATCATGGAGTCCGAGCTTGAATATGCTCAAACCCAGATCATCGAATTGAAGACCAAGCTTGAATATGAACGCAAGACACGTAAGAAGGCAGAGTCAATGAATAAGAGGCTAGCCAAAGAGCTTTCTGAggagagaagaggaagagaagcaATGGAGAGGGTGTGTGAAGAGCTTGCCAAAGAAATTTCATCTGATAAAGCAGAGATCAGTAGGATgaagagagagatggaagaagaaagaaagatgctCAGGATGGCTGAGGTGTTGAGGGAAGAGAGAGTTCAGATGAAGCTCACTGAGGCAAAGATTCTGTTCGAAGAGAAGCTGTTGGAATTGGAGGAGTCTAAGGAAAAGAATCAAGAAGATAATCCTCCAGGAACCACCAATGCTTCTTATGCTTTTTCTAGCTTTTCAGGGAAGTTCAAACAGTCAGCTTGCAATGATAATAGTGGGATTGATTCAAGGGAATCCACAAGTGAGAAGTCATCAGCTTGTAATGATGCAGATGCAGATGCAGATGCTATTGTTTTGGGCTTGAAATCTTGTAATATCGATAAGGTTGGTGTTTCATTCATGACAAATCAGAGAAAAGCCTCACCAGAACCTGAGAATCCTCACATAAAGCGAGGGATCAAAGGGTTTGTTGAATTTCCAAGAGTTGTTCGAGCAATTGGATCCAAAAGTAAGCCTTGGGGCACAAAGCTGGAGTGCCAGCAGGCTCAACTAAGGATTCTGCTCAAACAAAGGAGTCCTATCCGATCCAATAATCTTATTATGAGTTGA
- the LOC132174422 gene encoding probable non-specific lipid-transfer protein 3, with the protein MVLAIVLLLVFGSAMASPPTCDDLKEEMAPCLSYFGKRVSQPTETCCSGLKFVGRYLNDQNNRKFVCDCFRAVAKRLGRPVDDRFIGLPNKCGLSIRMPPVSLGNVVC; encoded by the coding sequence ATGGTCTTAGCAATTGTCCTTTTGCTGGTTTTCGGCTCAGCCATGGCTTCACCGCCCACCTGTGATGACCTCAAAGAAGAAATGGCTCCTTGCCTTTCTTACTTTGGAAAACGAGTTTCCCAGCCAACCGAAACTTGTTGCAGTGGTCTCAAATTCGTCGGCCGCTACCTCAACGATCAGAATAATCGCAAGTTCGTCTGTGACTGCTTTAGGGCGGTGGCAAAACGGCTCGGGCGGCCGGTCGATGATCGGTTCATTGGTCTTCCTAACAAGTGTGGACTGTCTATAAGAATGCCACCTGTCTCTCTTGGCAACGTTGTTTGTTGA
- the LOC132175718 gene encoding growth-regulating factor 8-like translates to METRNGLVGWVKEATATECDVGLGLRMQPAQSFPQKMMMVMPHHDHPSHEALPSNGGFGWETGGGRHMFCNTSNQVAPMRDIYDLVVGADAGSGARAAVVPKPLNPSNTDIFTFNSSGGMAASENVRDPFTAAQWQELERQAMAYKYMMASVPVPPQILVPFTKSPSNVAHSHSNYGNGGSWELGFSNNSDPEPWRCRRTDGKKWRCSRDATLDQKYCERHSHKSRPRSRKPVESEAQFINNNEINNNATTKPYQKPHFFNRTCHNHPCPTTMVSVSATSCEPSRCLEWFTKGESFPVAGATQESWQQMMQFNVELNNCVTHVGDGQGLQTLEGALNLNHTQQKRHFLDAWSTAEGDNNNIGEINNNCSKLPLSDLAPSMCVGNEINEESKNDQMGAGTSGSERENGGDMKSPWMNSLSWMSSPPGGPLAEALYLGNIDGSAKAGSPFGCSNGATSSRSPCREGGK, encoded by the exons ATGGAGACAAGAAACGGGTTAGTGGGTTGGGTGAAGGAAGCAACAGCAACAGAGTGCGATGTTGGGTTGGGTTTGAGGATGCAACCTGCTCAATCATTTCCTCagaagatgatgatggtgatgccACATCATGATCATCCTTCTCATGAAGCTCTGCCCAGCAATGGTGGTTTTGGTTGGGAAACCGGTGGTGGTAGGCATATGTTCTGTAACACAAGTAACCAAGTGGCGCCTATGAGGGATATATACGATCTTGTTGTTGGTGCTGATGCTGGTTCTGGTGCTAGAGCTGCAGTGGTGCCAAAGCCTCTGAATCCCTCCAACACTGATATTTTTACCTTCAATTCCTCAG GAGGTATGGCAGCATCTGAAAATGTGAGAGATCCTTTTACAGCAGCTCAGTGGCAAGAGCTTGAGAGACAAGCTATGGCTTACAAGTACATGATGGCCTCTGTCCCTGTCCCTCCTCAAATCCTCGTACCCTTTACCAAAAGTCCCTCAAATGTTGCTCACTCCCACTCCAATT ATGGAAATGGTGGTTCTTGGGAATTGGGGTTCTCAAACAACTCGGATCCAGAGCCATGGAGGTGTCGGAGAACAGATGGGAAGAAATGGCGGTGCTCGAGAGACGCAACGCTTGATCAGAAATACTGTGAGAGACACTCTCACAAAAGCCGTCCCCGTTCAAGAAAGCCTGTGGAATCAGAAGCCCAATTCATCAACAACAACGAAATCAACAATAATGCCACTACCAAGCCTTATCAAAAGCCTCATTTTTTTAACCGGACATGTCACAACCATCCATGTCCTACAACCATGGTCTCTGTCTCTGCAACATCATGTGAACCATCCAG GTGCTTGGAGTGGTTCACGAAAGGAGAAAGCTTCCCTGTGGCTGGCGCGACACAAGAGTCCTGGCAGCAAATGATGCAGTTCAATGTGGAATTAAACAACTGTGTTACACATGTGGGTGATGGCCAAGGACTGCAAACTTTGGAAGGAGCTCTAAACCTCAACCACACGCAACAAAAGAGGCATTTTCTTGATGCGTGGTCCACAGCAGAGggagataataataatattggtgAAATTAACAACAATTGCTCAAAGCTACCACTTTCAGACCTTGCACCATCAATGTGTGTTGGAAATGAAATTAATGAAGAAAGCAAAAATGACCAAATGGGTGCTGGAACTTCGGGTTCAGAACGGGAGAATGGAGGAGACATGAAATCCCCGTGGATGAATTCACTTTCGTGGATGAGTTCGCCACCTGGTGGACCATTAGCAGAAGCCTTGTACCTTGGCAATATTGATGGTTCTGCAAAAGCTGGATCCCCTTTTGGCTGCAGCAATGGCGCCACCAGCAGTAGAAGCCCATGCAGAGAGGGTGGGAAATGA